A section of the Chryseobacterium ginsenosidimutans genome encodes:
- a CDS encoding TonB-dependent receptor plug domain-containing protein, with translation MKKLVLPLSLMVPVLVFSQVRKKDTLKTTNIEEVVFQKKVTGKTNDITAVKISAKDAQNVASISGGIEGILKTLPSVNSNTELSSQYMVRGGNYDENLIYINDIEIYRPFLIRNSQQEGLSIINPDMVSTVNFSAGGFEPRYGDKMSSALNIYYREPEKFEVSGEGSLIGGRLTTGFAAGKDSEGNKKFTALFSGRYRNTNLVLNTLKEDTDFNPKYMDFQTYLNYHFSPKFTVSFIGYYSQNDYEMIPKERSIDFGSLQRPINLTVNYAGREDDKYKNMMGTVSMNYKPSDKWKFTLDAFAYQNREREYYSIASAYVLQTFDPITGDPVTSYDTGGQIEHARNDLFVRTYGTQFRTRFSPNVNTDIEVGFKYEKENLQDLTNEWKLVDSAGYSTPISALIDPRNPPDLNLYYNISGKNHIEPTRMSAYAQYSQKFFWGSNKVFINAGARVAHWSFNNETIFSPRAQFAVKPDWDTDMLFRLSGGIYYQAPFYKEIKDLDGNFNPNIKSQRSIQAILANDYEFEFEDRPFKLTTELYYKKMNDLIPYFMDNVRIRYSGKNNASGYAYGIDTRLFGEFVPGVDSWLSASYARVYENIDGRGDIPRPTDQRLRFAMFYQDYMPRFPSMRVNLTLVYAMGLPTGSPIVLDENRQIDYLAGYTYQKTLPSYKRVDIGLSKVFIDRKENKKTYGFWGNFEELTLGVQVFNAFNIRNTVANQWITDANTNLMYPVPVRLTGRFFNVKLEFKIK, from the coding sequence TTGAAAAAACTAGTTTTACCATTGAGCCTTATGGTTCCCGTATTAGTATTCTCTCAGGTAAGGAAGAAGGATACTCTGAAAACCACCAATATTGAAGAAGTAGTTTTTCAGAAAAAAGTAACCGGAAAAACAAATGACATTACTGCTGTAAAAATTTCGGCAAAAGATGCTCAGAATGTAGCAAGTATTTCCGGAGGAATTGAGGGAATCCTTAAAACTTTACCTTCTGTAAATTCAAATACGGAGCTTTCTTCACAATATATGGTTCGTGGTGGAAACTATGATGAAAACCTTATCTACATTAATGATATTGAGATTTACAGACCTTTTCTGATAAGAAACTCTCAGCAGGAAGGGTTGAGTATCATTAATCCTGACATGGTTTCAACAGTGAATTTCTCTGCAGGAGGCTTTGAACCGAGATATGGTGATAAAATGTCTTCAGCTTTAAATATTTATTACCGTGAACCTGAAAAATTTGAAGTTTCAGGAGAAGGTAGCTTAATTGGAGGAAGATTAACAACAGGTTTTGCAGCCGGAAAAGACAGTGAAGGCAATAAAAAGTTTACCGCGTTATTTTCAGGAAGATACAGAAATACGAACCTTGTTCTTAACACTTTAAAGGAAGATACGGACTTTAATCCTAAGTATATGGATTTCCAGACCTATCTGAATTATCATTTCAGTCCTAAATTTACGGTTTCCTTTATCGGATATTATTCCCAGAATGATTATGAAATGATTCCGAAGGAGAGAAGTATAGATTTTGGTTCTTTACAAAGACCAATTAATCTTACCGTAAATTATGCAGGCCGAGAAGATGATAAATATAAAAACATGATGGGAACGGTTTCTATGAACTATAAACCATCAGATAAATGGAAGTTTACTCTGGATGCTTTTGCGTATCAAAACCGTGAAAGAGAATATTATTCTATTGCTTCAGCTTATGTTTTGCAGACGTTTGATCCGATTACAGGAGATCCTGTTACATCATATGATACTGGCGGACAAATAGAGCATGCCCGAAATGATCTTTTTGTAAGAACTTACGGAACTCAGTTCAGAACACGTTTTTCACCTAATGTGAATACGGATATTGAAGTAGGATTCAAGTACGAAAAAGAAAACCTTCAAGATCTTACCAACGAATGGAAGTTAGTTGATTCTGCGGGTTATAGTACGCCAATTTCCGCTCTTATCGATCCTAGAAATCCACCTGATCTTAACCTATATTACAATATTTCAGGAAAGAACCATATCGAGCCAACGAGAATGTCTGCTTATGCACAATATTCTCAGAAGTTTTTCTGGGGAAGCAATAAAGTATTTATAAATGCAGGGGCGAGAGTTGCACACTGGAGTTTTAATAATGAAACTATTTTTTCTCCGAGAGCTCAGTTTGCCGTAAAACCGGATTGGGATACAGATATGTTATTCAGACTTTCGGGAGGTATTTATTATCAGGCACCTTTCTATAAGGAAATCAAAGATTTAGACGGCAATTTTAACCCGAATATAAAATCTCAAAGATCAATTCAGGCTATTTTGGCTAATGATTATGAATTTGAATTTGAGGATCGTCCGTTTAAGCTTACAACGGAATTGTATTACAAAAAAATGAATGACCTGATTCCGTATTTTATGGATAATGTCAGAATTCGTTATTCCGGGAAAAATAATGCTTCAGGTTACGCCTACGGAATCGATACAAGACTATTCGGGGAATTTGTTCCTGGTGTTGATTCTTGGTTATCTGCAAGTTATGCCAGAGTTTATGAAAATATTGATGGAAGAGGAGATATTCCAAGACCGACGGATCAAAGGTTAAGATTTGCGATGTTTTATCAGGATTATATGCCGAGATTCCCTTCAATGCGTGTTAACCTTACATTGGTTTATGCTATGGGATTACCGACAGGATCACCAATTGTTTTAGACGAAAACAGGCAGATCGATTATTTGGCAGGTTACACTTATCAAAAAACTTTACCTTCTTATAAAAGAGTTGATATAGGACTTTCAAAAGTTTTTATTGACAGAAAAGAAAACAAAAAAACTTACGGTTTCTGGGGGAATTTTGAAGAATTAACTTTAGGAGTACAGGTTTTCAATGCCTTTAATATCAGAAATACGGTTGCCAATCAATGGATTACAGATGCAAACACCAATTTGATGTATCCAGTTCCGGTTCGTTTGACAGGACGCTTCTTTAATGTGAAACTTGAATTTAAAATTAAATAA
- a CDS encoding HYC_CC_PP family protein, translating into MKKILAILFSIFYFGFSSGAVFSVHYCMQEFASVSQKAGDVCSKCGVKTKKDCCKTEIKVVKVDDSQKSDLIKIDFLKHIPEVLNHEFFFADKSFSATKFTQIQINAPPEVWSVPLFINHCNFRI; encoded by the coding sequence GTGAAAAAGATTCTAGCCATACTGTTCTCTATTTTCTACTTCGGATTTTCTTCCGGAGCAGTTTTTAGCGTTCATTATTGTATGCAAGAATTCGCATCAGTTAGCCAGAAAGCTGGTGATGTCTGCAGTAAATGCGGTGTTAAAACAAAAAAAGACTGTTGCAAGACAGAAATCAAAGTTGTAAAAGTTGATGACTCTCAAAAATCAGATTTAATTAAAATCGATTTCTTAAAACACATTCCAGAAGTGTTGAATCATGAATTTTTCTTTGCTGATAAATCTTTTTCTGCTACAAAATTTACTCAGATTCAGATCAATGCACCGCCAGAAGTTTGGTCGGTTCCCCTATTTATAAATCATTGTAATTTTAGAATTTAG
- a CDS encoding DUF3347 domain-containing protein: protein MKKYIITAVFSLFSIISISAQSKKDAQVSKLYQNYISIKSALASDDADKTSKAATEFIKTASAIDYKVVSEGNLNTLRKDATAISDARAITAQRETFYNLSDNMIALAKEFRLSETPIYVQYCPMADGNWLSNESKIINPYYGKSMLSCGNVKSTIK from the coding sequence ATGAAAAAATATATCATTACAGCAGTATTCTCTCTATTCTCAATCATTTCAATTTCAGCACAATCTAAAAAAGATGCTCAGGTTTCTAAACTTTATCAGAATTATATTTCTATAAAGTCAGCTTTGGCTTCAGATGATGCCGATAAAACATCAAAAGCTGCCACAGAATTCATCAAAACAGCTTCTGCAATTGATTATAAAGTAGTTTCAGAAGGAAATTTAAATACTCTTAGAAAAGATGCTACAGCAATTTCGGATGCACGAGCTATTACAGCTCAAAGAGAAACTTTTTACAATCTTTCAGATAATATGATTGCCTTGGCAAAAGAATTCAGGCTTTCTGAAACGCCAATCTATGTGCAGTATTGTCCAATGGCTGATGGAAATTGGTTGAGCAACGAATCAAAAATCATCAATCCTTATTACGGAAAGTCTATGCTTTCATGCGGAAACGTAAAGTCAACGATTAAATAA